A genomic stretch from Octopus bimaculoides isolate UCB-OBI-ISO-001 chromosome 29, ASM119413v2, whole genome shotgun sequence includes:
- the LOC128251256 gene encoding zinc finger protein 836-like produces MNHLTKRKNPDAAEKPYHCNTCGKSFSQSGHLTIHKRTHTGEKPYHCNICGKSFPESGALTKHKLTHTGEKPYHCDTCGKSFSTNSQLICHKRIHTGEKPYHCDICGKSFSQSGDLTRHKYTHTGEKPYHCDICGKSFPEKKHLTRHKYIHTGGKPYHCDICGKSFPESSDLNKHKHTHTGEKPYHCDICGKSFSENSNLIRHKRIHTGEKPYNCDICGKSFSTNNYLTCHKHIHTGEKPYHCTICGKSFSQSGHLTVHKRTHTGEKPYHCTICGKSFSESGTLTKHKRTHTGEKPYHCDICGKSFSESKHLTRHKRTHTGEKPYHCDICGKSFPESSDLNKHKHTHTGEKPYHCDICGKSFSESSNLIRHKRTHTGEKPYHCEICGKSFSTNSYLTCHKHIHTGEKPYHCDICDKSFSRTGDLARHKLTHTGEKPYHCEICGNSFSSSSHLSRHKRIHTGEKPYYCAICGKSFSRNSILTCHKSIHTGENPYHCDICGKSFFYNSQLAYHIRIHTEGKPHQCDICGKSFFRNSDLTSHKRVHTGEKPYHCDICGKSFSQSGTLTKHKLAHIRKKP; encoded by the exons ATGAATCATTTAACCAAACGCAAAAACCCTGATGCAgcagagaaaccatatcactgtaatacctgtggtaaatcattctctcaaagtggtcACTTGACTATACACaagcgtacacatacaggagagaagccatatcattgtaatatctgtggtaaatcattccctgaAAGTGGTgccttgactaaacacaaacttacacatacaggagagaagccatatcattgtgacacttgtggtaaatcattctctacgaATAGTCAACTGATTtgtcacaagcgtattcatactggagaaaagccatatcattgtgatatctgtggtaaatcattctctcagagtgGGGACTTGactagacacaaatatacacatactggagagaagccatatcattgtgatatttgtggtaaatcattcccggaaaagaaacatttgactcgtcacaaatatattcatactggaggaaaaccatatcattgtgatatctgtggtaaatcatttcctGAAAGTAGTGACTTgaataaacacaagcatacacatacaggagagaagccatatcattgtgatatttgtggtaaatcattctctgaaaatagtaatttgattcgtcacaaacgtattcatactggagagaagccatataattgtgatatttgtggtaaatcattctctacaaataattatttgacttgtcacaagcatattcatacaggagaaaaaccat ATCACTGTactatctgtggtaaatcattctctcaaagtggtcACTTGACTGTACACaagcgtacacatacaggagagaagccatatcattgtactatctgtggtaaatcattctctgaaagcggtaccttgactaaacacaaacgtacacatacaggagagaagccatatcattgtgatatttgtggtaaatcattctctgaaagtaaaCATTTGACTcgtcacaaacgtacacatacaggagagaaaccatatcattgtgatatctgtggtaaatcatttcctGAAAGTAGTGACTTgaataaacacaagcatacacatacaggagagaagccatatcattgtgatatttgtggtaaatcattctctgaaagtagtaATTTGATTcgtcacaaacgtacacatactggagagaagccataccattgtgagatctgtggtaaatcattctctacaaaTAGTTATTTGACTTGTCACAAgcatattcatactggagaaaaaccatatcattgtgatatctgtgataaatcattctctcgcaCTGGAGACTTGGCtagacacaaacttacacatacaggagagaagccatatcattgtgagaTCTGTGGTAACTCATTTTCTTCCAGTAGTCATTTGAGtcgtcacaaacgtattcatactggggaaaaaccatattaTTGTGCtatttgtggtaaatcgtttTCTCGAAATAGCATTTTAACttgtcacaaaagtattcatacaggagagaatccataccattgtgatatctgtggtaaatcattcttctATAATAGTCAGTTAGCTTatcatatacgtattcatactgAAGGAAAACCacatcaatgtgatatctgtggtaaatcattttttaGAAATAGCGATTTAACTagtcacaaacgtgttcatacaggggagaagccatatcattgtgatatctgcggtaaatcattctctcaaagtggtactttaactaaacacaaattgGCGCATATAAGAAAAAAGCCATAA